One Qiania dongpingensis genomic window carries:
- a CDS encoding MerR family transcriptional regulator → MEYNTHELSRLAGISARTLRYYDEIGLLRPCRTAESGYRFYGEKEVELLQQILFYRERGLELGTIQEIICQPDFDILEALDGHLSALIQQKERLDTLIQTVKLTIATMKGESKMDDTMKFEAFKNDLVDKNEQTYGKEIREKYGDEEVNSYNQKILGLSEKEYEQFRDLETAIRKRLEEAVRSGIKPESEAGRETAFLHRDWLSYTWKKYSPRMHKSLTDMYVLDERFKDYYDREVKGCADFLMRAVKYWIED, encoded by the coding sequence ATGGAATACAATACCCATGAATTGTCCCGACTGGCAGGCATCAGCGCCAGAACTCTGCGGTATTACGATGAAATCGGGCTTCTGCGGCCCTGCCGGACGGCGGAATCAGGATATCGTTTCTATGGAGAAAAAGAGGTGGAACTGCTGCAGCAAATCTTATTTTACCGGGAACGAGGCCTTGAACTCGGAACCATCCAGGAAATCATCTGCCAGCCGGATTTTGACATCCTGGAAGCATTAGACGGACACTTGTCCGCCCTGATTCAGCAGAAGGAACGGCTCGACACTTTGATTCAGACTGTGAAGCTTACCATTGCCACAATGAAAGGAGAAAGTAAGATGGATGACACCATGAAATTTGAAGCGTTTAAAAATGATCTGGTCGATAAAAATGAACAAACCTATGGAAAAGAGATCCGAGAAAAATACGGAGATGAGGAAGTGAATTCATACAATCAAAAAATCCTCGGATTGTCCGAGAAAGAGTATGAACAGTTCAGGGATTTGGAAACAGCGATACGAAAACGGCTGGAGGAGGCCGTACGTTCCGGCATAAAGCCCGAAAGTGAAGCCGGCCGTGAGACCGCCTTCCTGCACCGTGACTGGCTGAGCTATACCTGGAAAAAGTATTCTCCCAGAATGCATAAAAGCCTCACAGACATGTACGTCCTCGACGAGCGGTTCAAGGACTATTATGACAGAGAAGTAAAAGGCTGTGCGGATTTTCTGATGCGGGCAGTCAAATACTGGATAGAAGATTAA
- a CDS encoding CDP-alcohol phosphatidyltransferase family protein: MDKKVMGQMKENGEEYNKIITIPNMMSFFRLALLPVFACIYLNAKTVRGYQAAALVLFISALTDMLDGRIARKFHMISRLGKALDPIADKLTHIVVVFCLCSRYRQVWILLIILAVKESFMGIMGIIYLRKGRMLDGAHFFGKVCTTVLFAVLLVLVFLPQLSVLWVNVLAAAACAACLVTWALYIPVFWKMKDK; this comes from the coding sequence ATGGATAAGAAGGTAATGGGACAGATGAAAGAGAACGGAGAAGAATACAACAAAATAATTACTATACCCAATATGATGAGCTTTTTCCGGCTGGCTCTGCTTCCGGTATTTGCCTGTATCTACCTGAATGCAAAGACAGTCAGAGGCTATCAGGCGGCGGCCCTTGTGCTTTTTATTTCCGCCCTGACCGATATGCTGGACGGAAGGATCGCCAGAAAATTCCATATGATATCCAGGCTTGGAAAGGCGCTGGATCCCATTGCGGATAAGCTGACCCATATTGTGGTCGTATTCTGCCTGTGCAGCAGATACCGGCAGGTATGGATCCTGCTGATAATACTTGCGGTAAAGGAAAGCTTCATGGGCATCATGGGGATTATCTACCTGCGTAAGGGCAGGATGCTGGACGGCGCGCATTTTTTTGGAAAGGTCTGCACAACGGTCCTGTTTGCAGTACTTTTGGTGCTCGTATTCCTGCCTCAGTTGTCCGTCCTTTGGGTCAACGTATTGGCAGCGGCGGCATGCGCCGCGTGTCTTGTGACTTGGGCCCTTTATATCCCCGTGTTTTGGAAAATGAAGGATAAATGA
- a CDS encoding SDR family NAD(P)-dependent oxidoreductase codes for MLKGKVAVVTGGTRGIGYATVKKFLDNGASVVLCGSRKETVDKALEKLKAENSSYEVSGVWPDLGNYAEVEECFNQIKERLGKIDILVNNAGISAMGSIYDYKEKDFKKIMELNVEAVFNCSKAAAIHMREQKSGVILNTSSMVSLYGQASGCGYPASKFAVNGLTKSLARELGKDGIRVNAVAPGVTRTDMMDAVPESVIKPLIETIPLKKIGEPEDVANAFLFLASDMAAYVSGEILSVDGAAMS; via the coding sequence ATGCTTAAGGGAAAGGTAGCGGTTGTTACAGGAGGAACGAGGGGAATCGGTTATGCGACCGTCAAAAAGTTTCTGGATAATGGGGCGTCGGTAGTCCTGTGCGGTTCCAGGAAAGAGACAGTGGACAAGGCGCTGGAAAAGCTCAAGGCAGAAAACAGCAGTTATGAGGTGTCCGGTGTGTGGCCCGATCTGGGAAATTATGCTGAGGTGGAAGAATGCTTTAACCAGATAAAGGAAAGGCTTGGAAAGATTGATATTCTGGTCAACAATGCAGGTATTTCTGCAATGGGAAGCATCTATGATTATAAAGAAAAGGATTTCAAGAAGATTATGGAGCTCAATGTGGAAGCAGTGTTTAACTGCTCCAAAGCGGCCGCAATCCATATGAGAGAGCAGAAGAGCGGAGTGATTCTGAATACCAGCTCCATGGTTAGCCTCTACGGACAGGCGTCCGGCTGCGGTTATCCGGCTTCCAAATTTGCCGTGAATGGTCTTACGAAATCTCTGGCGAGAGAGCTTGGCAAAGATGGTATCCGCGTAAATGCAGTAGCTCCCGGGGTGACCAGGACCGATATGATGGACGCTGTGCCGGAATCAGTGATAAAGCCCCTGATCGAGACCATTCCTCTCAAAAAAATAGGAGAGCCGGAGGACGTGGCGAACGCATTCTTGTTCCTGGCCAGCGATATGGCGGCATATGTGTCAGGAGAGATCCTGTCCGTGGACGGAGCTGCAATGAGCTGA
- a CDS encoding MerR family transcriptional regulator gives MTIKEVEELTGLSRSNIRFYEKEMLITPARNEGNGYRDYSPEDVKEIKKIAFLRSIDISVEEIRSLKSGKSRLPEVLRRQEQKLKDGIQGLEQSRHICEQMLKRQESGYESLDVEQYVENLNGYVENNKEKYGSDTVSFFYLWGSSAVWAVLTSLCLLAAVCSYSMLPEKIPIQWNGEAATTQMAKEFIFLYTAACGVIRFFLRPFIWRSLRLNGFYSDIASDYLANFLCFVALSVEIFTILFCLGHAKHVSMVLLIDAAVFVIASLAAWLRCRQYQNTAE, from the coding sequence ATGACGATTAAAGAGGTAGAGGAGCTGACAGGGCTGTCTCGTTCCAATATTCGCTTTTATGAAAAAGAGATGCTGATCACGCCGGCCAGGAACGAGGGGAACGGTTATCGGGATTACTCGCCGGAGGATGTGAAGGAGATCAAGAAGATCGCGTTTTTGCGCAGTATCGATATTTCGGTGGAAGAAATACGGAGCCTTAAGTCTGGCAAGAGCCGGCTGCCTGAGGTTCTGCGGCGGCAGGAACAGAAGCTGAAAGACGGGATACAGGGGCTGGAGCAGTCCAGGCACATATGTGAACAGATGCTCAAACGGCAGGAAAGCGGCTATGAAAGCCTGGATGTGGAACAGTATGTAGAGAATCTGAATGGATATGTGGAAAACAATAAGGAGAAATATGGTTCGGATACGGTATCATTTTTCTACCTATGGGGAAGTTCCGCAGTCTGGGCAGTACTCACGTCTCTATGTCTGCTGGCTGCTGTATGCTCGTACTCTATGCTTCCGGAAAAGATTCCTATCCAGTGGAATGGGGAGGCAGCGACTACTCAGATGGCCAAAGAATTTATCTTTTTGTATACGGCGGCCTGCGGTGTGATTCGTTTTTTCCTGAGGCCATTCATCTGGAGGAGCTTGAGGCTGAATGGCTTTTACAGCGATATAGCGTCAGATTATCTGGCTAATTTCCTGTGCTTTGTGGCGCTTTCGGTGGAAATCTTCACGATTTTGTTCTGTCTTGGGCATGCAAAACATGTGTCTATGGTATTGCTCATAGACGCTGCGGTATTTGTCATCGCATCCCTGGCGGCATGGCTGCGCTGCAGGCAGTACCAGAACACGGCGGAATAA
- a CDS encoding flavin reductase gives MNHKAMYKISYGLYVLTAREGEKDNGCIINTAVQVTTSPNRVSITVNKQNKTHDMIMATGLFNVSSLTEEVPFSVIKHFGFQSGRDTEKLEEWEGAMRTENGLYAIAKYTNAYISAKVMDSIDLGTHTMFLADVTDAQVFSEVPSLTYGFYQSNIKPKPEKTKKTGYRCRICGYVYEGEPLPEDFVCPICKHGAADFEKIE, from the coding sequence ATGAATCATAAAGCAATGTATAAGATCAGCTACGGCCTTTATGTTCTGACGGCGAGAGAGGGAGAGAAGGACAATGGATGCATCATCAATACGGCTGTCCAGGTCACCACGTCTCCAAACCGCGTCTCCATTACGGTCAATAAGCAGAATAAGACCCATGATATGATAATGGCGACGGGACTCTTTAATGTGTCCTCGCTGACGGAAGAGGTCCCTTTTTCTGTGATTAAGCATTTCGGTTTTCAGAGCGGACGGGATACGGAGAAGCTCGAGGAGTGGGAAGGGGCCATGAGAACGGAGAATGGACTGTATGCCATTGCGAAATATACCAATGCTTACATATCGGCCAAGGTGATGGATTCCATCGATCTGGGCACTCACACCATGTTCCTCGCGGATGTGACCGATGCGCAGGTATTCAGTGAAGTGCCTTCTCTGACTTACGGCTTCTATCAGAGCAATATAAAACCCAAGCCGGAAAAGACGAAGAAGACCGGATACCGGTGCCGGATATGCGGATACGTATATGAAGGCGAACCGCTTCCGGAGGATTTTGTCTGTCCGATCTGCAAGCACGGGGCGGCAGATTTTGAAAAAATTGAGTAA
- a CDS encoding MATE family efflux transporter, with protein sequence MQRKKNQRDKEVRTGQNAGFTEGGILAPLFRFAMPVLFALLLQAMYGAVDLLIVGQFGTAADVSAVSTGSQIMQTITSVVTGLSMGTTILLGQKIGQKKEEEAGNVIGSAVFIFSALAVFITIVMSAAAVPFSAFMHAPEAAFDKTVEYVRICSAGSAFIVAYNVLGSIFRGMGDSKTPLYTVLAACVVNIVGDFLLVAVFRMAAAGAAIATVAAQAVSVVLCLLLVKKKGLPFRFTRKNLLFRKEVAARTLRLGFPIALQDGLVSLSFLAIITIVNSLGVIPSAGVGVAEKLCVFIMLVPSSYMQSMSAFVAQNIGAGRNDRAVRAMVYGMLTSFAFGAVMSYLSFFHGEFLAGMFARDADVVAAAADYLRAYAIDTLLVSFLFCFIGYFNGREKTTFVMAQGIVGAFLVRIPVSYIMSRTEHASLFRIGLATPVSTVLQISLCLAYFFHINRRSKRTW encoded by the coding sequence ATGCAGAGGAAAAAGAATCAGAGAGACAAGGAAGTGAGAACCGGACAGAACGCCGGATTTACAGAGGGAGGAATCTTGGCGCCGCTTTTCCGGTTCGCGATGCCGGTGCTGTTTGCGCTTCTATTACAGGCGATGTACGGGGCCGTTGATCTTCTGATTGTCGGGCAGTTCGGTACTGCCGCGGATGTTTCCGCAGTTTCTACGGGAAGCCAGATCATGCAGACCATCACTTCGGTGGTTACCGGGCTGTCCATGGGGACAACTATTTTACTGGGACAGAAGATTGGGCAGAAGAAGGAAGAAGAGGCTGGAAACGTCATAGGTAGTGCCGTTTTTATTTTTTCCGCTCTGGCCGTTTTTATCACCATAGTCATGTCGGCGGCAGCGGTTCCTTTTTCTGCTTTTATGCACGCTCCGGAAGCAGCGTTTGATAAAACTGTGGAATATGTGAGGATATGTTCTGCAGGTTCTGCATTCATTGTGGCTTATAATGTGCTGGGAAGTATTTTCCGGGGAATGGGAGATTCCAAAACGCCTCTGTATACCGTTCTTGCGGCCTGTGTAGTCAACATTGTGGGGGATTTCCTGCTGGTGGCCGTATTCCGCATGGCGGCGGCAGGAGCCGCCATTGCGACAGTGGCTGCCCAGGCGGTCAGCGTGGTCTTGTGCCTTCTCCTTGTGAAAAAGAAGGGACTGCCCTTTCGTTTTACAAGGAAGAATCTTCTCTTTCGGAAAGAGGTGGCAGCAAGGACACTCCGGCTGGGATTTCCCATAGCTCTTCAGGACGGGCTGGTGAGTCTTTCCTTTCTTGCCATTATTACGATCGTGAATTCTCTGGGCGTCATTCCGTCGGCAGGAGTCGGCGTGGCAGAAAAGCTGTGTGTGTTCATCATGCTGGTGCCGTCCTCCTATATGCAGTCCATGTCCGCATTTGTGGCGCAGAACATTGGGGCCGGGAGAAACGACAGGGCAGTTCGCGCCATGGTCTACGGGATGCTCACATCCTTCGCATTTGGAGCGGTCATGTCATATCTCTCCTTTTTCCATGGAGAGTTTCTGGCCGGTATGTTTGCGAGAGACGCGGATGTCGTTGCCGCTGCTGCCGATTATCTGAGAGCATATGCCATCGATACTCTGCTGGTTTCGTTTTTGTTCTGTTTTATCGGGTATTTCAATGGGAGGGAAAAGACTACCTTTGTCATGGCCCAGGGCATTGTGGGAGCGTTTCTGGTCAGAATTCCAGTATCCTATATCATGAGCCGGACGGAACACGCATCCTTATTCCGGATCGGCCTTGCCACGCCTGTTTCCACGGTTCTTCAGATTAGTCTCTGCCTGGCCTATTTCTTCCATATAAACAGGCGAAGTAAGAGGACGTGGTGA
- the greA gene encoding transcription elongation factor GreA produces the protein MRNQLTSKDVERIEEEIEYRKLVVRKQALEAVKEARAHGDLSENFEYHAAKKDKNQNESRIRYLERMLKTSEVVPEDSKDDEVGLNNTVRLYFEEDDTEETYKLVTSVRGNSLKHYISTESPIGRAIFGHKVGDTVHVKVNDNYGYDVVIRSIENTVDDGTDKLRSF, from the coding sequence ATGCGGAATCAGTTGACGAGTAAAGATGTGGAACGAATCGAGGAAGAGATCGAGTACCGGAAACTGGTAGTGAGGAAACAGGCTTTAGAGGCGGTGAAGGAAGCGCGGGCTCACGGGGACCTGAGTGAAAATTTTGAATACCATGCGGCAAAAAAGGATAAGAATCAAAATGAGAGCCGTATCCGTTATTTGGAGAGGATGCTCAAAACATCAGAGGTGGTGCCGGAAGATTCAAAGGACGACGAGGTGGGCCTGAACAATACGGTCAGACTTTACTTTGAAGAAGATGACACGGAGGAGACTTATAAGCTGGTCACTTCTGTGCGGGGGAATTCCCTGAAGCATTACATTAGTACGGAGTCTCCCATCGGGAGGGCCATTTTCGGCCATAAAGTCGGAGATACCGTACATGTCAAAGTGAATGACAATTATGGCTATGACGTAGTGATCCGCTCCATAGAGAACACGGTGGACGACGGGACGGATAAACTGCGGAGCTTCTGA
- a CDS encoding helix-turn-helix domain-containing protein, translated as MREIHLSRKIVEERHKKGIGQEELASYIGVSKAAVSKWENDQSYPDITLLPRLAAFFDISVDELIGYEPQMTREDIKELYRRLAVRFEKESFDLVLEECEEIIKKYYSCYPLLLQMITLLLNHAGIAEEPGAVLHRALEIIERVEKGSDDADERKTALTMKALCHLMLGHPEKVPEYIGEHIRPFSQDAELLAESYRVQGRVREAEEILQVCMYQHLLYLVGDAAVSIAGTSVKDERIEEMIRRTVKLGELFQMERLHWNAMIQLYMSAIVYYAATENKEEGLAMLERYGRCCYSPGFSPILHGDSYFDQIDGWLKEELELGIQAPRSEVMIKEAYLKGVTENPYLDRWRNEPRYQKVVKEMKKNSGGKTI; from the coding sequence ATGAGGGAGATCCATTTATCTAGGAAGATAGTGGAAGAGCGTCACAAAAAAGGTATCGGGCAGGAGGAGCTTGCCTCATACATCGGTGTATCCAAGGCCGCGGTCTCCAAATGGGAAAATGACCAGAGTTATCCGGATATCACGCTGCTTCCCAGATTGGCAGCTTTTTTTGATATCAGCGTGGATGAGCTGATCGGCTATGAGCCCCAGATGACAAGGGAAGATATCAAGGAGCTTTACCGCCGGCTGGCCGTGAGATTTGAAAAAGAATCATTTGATCTGGTGCTGGAGGAATGTGAGGAGATCATAAAAAAATATTATTCCTGTTATCCTCTGCTTTTACAGATGATAACCCTTTTGCTGAATCACGCGGGAATCGCAGAAGAACCGGGGGCCGTTCTTCACAGAGCGCTGGAGATCATTGAACGGGTGGAAAAGGGGAGCGACGATGCCGATGAAAGAAAAACAGCCTTGACTATGAAGGCTTTGTGCCATCTAATGCTCGGACATCCGGAGAAGGTGCCGGAATACATCGGAGAACATATACGGCCTTTTTCTCAGGATGCAGAGCTTCTGGCAGAGTCGTATCGGGTACAGGGCCGTGTCAGGGAAGCGGAAGAAATCCTCCAGGTCTGCATGTATCAGCATCTATTGTACCTTGTGGGAGACGCTGCCGTCAGCATCGCAGGGACATCTGTCAAGGATGAAAGAATCGAGGAGATGATACGGAGGACCGTGAAGCTCGGAGAGCTGTTCCAAATGGAGCGTCTGCATTGGAACGCCATGATTCAGTTATATATGTCCGCTATTGTGTATTATGCTGCCACAGAGAATAAAGAAGAAGGCCTGGCTATGCTGGAACGATACGGAAGATGCTGCTATTCTCCCGGATTTTCACCAATCCTCCATGGCGACAGTTATTTTGATCAGATCGACGGATGGCTGAAGGAGGAATTGGAGCTGGGAATACAGGCTCCGCGCAGCGAAGTCATGATAAAAGAGGCATATCTGAAAGGAGTCACGGAAAACCCATATCTGGACCGGTGGAGAAACGAGCCACGGTATCAGAAAGTCGTGAAGGAAATGAAAAAGAATTCAGGAGGTAAAACGATATGA
- a CDS encoding ZIP family metal transporter produces MDILIGIMIPFIGTTLGSACVFFLKDKIRPGIQKVLLGFASGVMVAASVWSLLIPAIELSDDMGKFSFVPAAVGMLIGMAFLLLLDKRVPHQHLECNTPEGPVSSCRKSTMLILAVTLHNIPEGMAVGVVFAGLLSGESGITMTGAVALALGMAIQNFPEGAIISMPLKSEGGVSRWRAFLMGSLSGVVEPLGAAAMILLAQYFVPVLPYLLAFAAGAMIYVVVEELIPEASEGEHSNLGTMGFAIGFVLMMILDVALG; encoded by the coding sequence ATGGATATACTGATTGGGATCATGATACCATTCATTGGGACGACGCTGGGATCCGCCTGCGTATTTTTCTTGAAAGACAAGATACGGCCGGGGATACAAAAGGTTTTGCTGGGATTCGCTTCCGGCGTGATGGTAGCGGCTTCCGTATGGTCATTGCTGATTCCTGCCATAGAGCTTTCAGATGATATGGGAAAGTTCTCTTTCGTGCCGGCGGCTGTTGGCATGCTGATCGGCATGGCGTTCCTTTTGCTCCTTGACAAACGGGTACCGCATCAGCATCTGGAATGCAATACGCCCGAGGGACCAGTCAGCAGCTGCAGAAAGAGTACGATGCTGATCCTGGCAGTGACACTTCACAATATCCCGGAGGGAATGGCTGTAGGCGTGGTATTTGCGGGGCTTTTGTCGGGAGAGAGCGGCATCACCATGACCGGCGCTGTGGCTCTGGCCCTGGGGATGGCGATTCAGAACTTCCCGGAAGGAGCCATCATTTCCATGCCCCTGAAAAGTGAAGGAGGCGTCAGCCGCTGGCGGGCGTTCCTCATGGGAAGTCTTTCCGGAGTGGTAGAACCGCTGGGAGCGGCGGCCATGATCCTGCTGGCTCAGTATTTTGTGCCGGTCCTCCCTTATCTGCTGGCATTTGCTGCGGGAGCTATGATCTATGTGGTGGTAGAAGAACTGATTCCGGAGGCCTCGGAGGGAGAACATTCGAATCTGGGTACTATGGGATTTGCGATTGGTTTTGTGCTCATGATGATCCTGGACGTGGCTCTGGGGTAG
- a CDS encoding alpha-hydroxy-acid oxidizing protein — protein MTYQEMLENARTCIGEYCKACPVCNGRACRNQMPGPGAKGAGDTAIRNYDKWQEIRVNMDTLCPNDPVDTGLELFGKHFRFPFFAGPVGAVNLHYGDAYNDESYNEVLVSACAASGIAAFTGDGTNPAVMRGATAAISRAGGAGVPTVKPWNLETVLEKMDAVTASGAFAAAMDVDAAGLPFLKNMTPPAGRKSVEELKNIVGFCKGVPFIVKGIMTVKGALKAKEAGAAGIVVSNHGGRVLDQCPSTAEVLEEIVRAVDGSMKIFVDGGIRSGTDVFKALALGADAVIIARPFVTAVYGGGAEGVAAYVDKIGSELADTMSMCGASSLEDITRDMIWSPGR, from the coding sequence ATGACATATCAGGAAATGTTGGAAAACGCGCGTACCTGTATTGGAGAATATTGTAAGGCATGTCCTGTATGCAACGGAAGGGCATGCAGGAACCAGATGCCCGGTCCCGGAGCAAAGGGCGCCGGGGATACGGCAATCCGGAATTACGATAAATGGCAGGAGATCCGTGTGAACATGGATACGCTCTGCCCCAATGATCCGGTGGACACCGGGCTGGAGCTTTTCGGGAAACATTTCCGGTTTCCATTTTTTGCCGGACCTGTCGGCGCCGTGAATCTTCACTACGGAGATGCATACAATGACGAAAGCTATAACGAGGTTTTGGTATCGGCCTGTGCCGCTTCGGGAATCGCTGCGTTTACCGGTGACGGGACGAATCCGGCTGTGATGAGGGGAGCCACTGCGGCCATAAGCCGAGCGGGAGGCGCGGGCGTCCCCACGGTGAAGCCCTGGAACCTGGAAACAGTATTGGAGAAAATGGATGCGGTGACGGCTTCCGGGGCCTTTGCCGCGGCCATGGATGTGGATGCGGCGGGACTTCCTTTTTTGAAAAACATGACTCCTCCTGCCGGAAGGAAATCCGTAGAAGAGCTTAAGAATATCGTGGGTTTCTGTAAGGGAGTGCCTTTTATCGTAAAAGGCATTATGACAGTAAAAGGAGCTCTTAAGGCGAAAGAAGCCGGTGCGGCAGGCATTGTAGTTTCCAATCACGGAGGGCGTGTGCTGGATCAGTGTCCTTCCACGGCAGAGGTTTTGGAAGAAATCGTCAGGGCTGTGGACGGCTCCATGAAAATCTTTGTGGATGGGGGAATCCGTTCCGGAACAGACGTGTTCAAGGCTCTGGCCCTGGGGGCCGACGCGGTCATCATCGCAAGGCCGTTCGTCACGGCGGTCTATGGCGGCGGCGCGGAAGGTGTGGCGGCCTATGTGGATAAGATTGGTTCAGAATTGGCGGACACCATGTCCATGTGCGGCGCTTCTTCCCTGGAGGATATCACCAGGGACATGATATGGAGTCCGGGGAGATAG
- a CDS encoding ABC transporter ATP-binding protein: protein MNALKILNLKKSFGANMVINDMSLEIPEHSVFGFLGQNGAGKTTTMKMILGFLKPDAGRIEIFGEPVAYGKSGTNRYVGYLPDVPQFYSYMRPMEYLRLCGAAAGMEPEETEAAGTRLLDMVGLKKNGKKIGGFSRGMKQRLGIAQALLHSPKLLICDEPTSALDPVGRKEILEILEQATEKTTVLFSTHILSDVERVCDRVAVLHEGRLALCGTMEEIRTAKKSSGIYVEFRKKEEWKKFRELPELSHIFVHAEASGRGAAIRTADVDGTGNEILQALECHGLVPLKFEIQEPGLEDLFMEAVL from the coding sequence ATGAACGCATTGAAAATTCTAAACTTAAAAAAGAGCTTTGGTGCTAATATGGTGATAAATGACATGTCCCTCGAGATCCCAGAACATTCAGTCTTTGGGTTTTTAGGACAGAATGGAGCCGGTAAGACGACTACCATGAAAATGATACTGGGATTTTTAAAGCCGGACGCCGGAAGAATAGAGATATTCGGTGAGCCGGTGGCATATGGGAAATCCGGTACAAATCGTTATGTGGGGTATCTGCCGGATGTGCCTCAGTTCTATTCTTATATGAGGCCCATGGAATATCTGAGGCTTTGCGGGGCTGCGGCGGGAATGGAGCCGGAAGAGACAGAAGCGGCAGGAACCCGGCTTTTGGATATGGTGGGTCTTAAGAAAAATGGAAAGAAGATCGGAGGATTTTCAAGAGGGATGAAACAGAGACTTGGGATAGCCCAGGCCCTGCTCCACAGTCCGAAGCTTCTCATTTGTGATGAGCCCACGTCGGCGCTCGACCCGGTGGGAAGAAAAGAAATTCTTGAGATTCTGGAGCAGGCCACGGAGAAGACTACGGTGCTCTTTTCCACTCATATTCTTTCTGATGTAGAGCGGGTCTGCGACCGAGTCGCCGTGCTCCATGAGGGGAGGCTGGCGCTTTGCGGGACGATGGAAGAGATTCGGACGGCTAAAAAGAGCAGCGGCATCTATGTGGAATTCCGGAAAAAAGAAGAGTGGAAAAAATTTCGGGAGCTGCCGGAGCTCAGCCATATATTCGTCCATGCGGAAGCATCCGGAAGAGGGGCGGCCATCCGAACTGCCGATGTGGACGGAACAGGGAATGAGATCCTGCAGGCGCTTGAATGCCATGGACTGGTGCCTCTAAAGTTTGAGATACAGGAGCCGGGGCTGGAGGATTTGTTTATGGAGGCGGTATTATGA
- a CDS encoding ABC transporter permease, giving the protein MRAYGAFMKKEFLELFRTYKWLVMGLVFLLLGIMSPLAAKFLPELMKEFMPEGMQIALTEPSALDAWAQFFKNVTQIGLIILVILFSGSMAFEYGKGTLVPILAKGMPRKTVILAKFTAASATWTGAYLLSFLTAWFYAWYFWRGGAWSAALPFSVFCLWLFGVLLVAASLFGGVLFGTIYGSLLFTGGIVVLQFLLNMVPKVGRYLPVSLASQNMALLQGTAVPADLAWAAVTAAVLTVLFLSASCSVFGKKQI; this is encoded by the coding sequence ATGAGGGCATATGGAGCATTTATGAAAAAAGAGTTCTTGGAGCTTTTCAGGACCTACAAATGGCTGGTGATGGGGCTTGTATTCTTATTATTGGGGATCATGTCGCCTTTGGCGGCCAAGTTTCTGCCGGAGCTCATGAAAGAATTCATGCCGGAAGGAATGCAGATCGCTCTTACTGAACCGTCGGCATTGGACGCCTGGGCACAGTTTTTTAAAAATGTCACTCAAATCGGGCTGATTATTTTGGTTATTTTGTTCAGCGGAAGCATGGCTTTTGAATACGGGAAAGGGACTTTAGTCCCCATATTGGCGAAAGGAATGCCCAGGAAAACAGTGATTCTTGCTAAGTTCACGGCGGCTTCCGCGACCTGGACAGGAGCTTACCTGCTGAGTTTTCTGACCGCCTGGTTTTATGCCTGGTATTTCTGGAGGGGAGGGGCTTGGAGCGCGGCACTTCCATTTTCCGTATTCTGCCTGTGGCTGTTCGGTGTTTTACTCGTTGCCGCCTCTCTGTTCGGAGGCGTTCTGTTCGGTACGATTTATGGCAGTCTTCTGTTTACCGGAGGGATCGTCGTCCTTCAGTTTCTTCTTAATATGGTACCTAAGGTTGGAAGGTATCTGCCGGTGAGTTTGGCCTCTCAGAATATGGCGCTTCTTCAGGGGACTGCCGTACCTGCAGATTTGGCGTGGGCTGCAGTGACCGCGGCGGTTTTGACGGTTCTTTTCTTATCCGCCTCCTGTTCTGTGTTCGGGAAAAAACAGATTTAA
- a CDS encoding PLD nuclease N-terminal domain-containing protein, with amino-acid sequence MKVLLENLPLLMPLIVIELVLMATALIHIFRHPNYRFGNRVVWILAVVFIQIIGPVVYFLFGRGEEE; translated from the coding sequence ATGAAGGTGTTATTGGAAAATCTTCCGTTATTGATGCCGCTCATCGTCATTGAACTGGTTCTCATGGCAACAGCTTTGATCCATATTTTCAGGCATCCGAATTACCGGTTTGGAAACCGGGTGGTCTGGATTCTGGCGGTGGTTTTCATTCAAATAATCGGGCCGGTCGTATATTTCCTTTTCGGAAGAGGAGAAGAAGAATGA